The Streptomyces sp. DG1A-41 genomic sequence TGTCGGTGTTGTCGCCGACCCGGCGTCCGTCCGGCCGGAACACCACGGTATTGACCGCCTCCACCGAGGCGGCCGTGTCGGTGATCTCGTCGAGCAGCGGGATCACCGCCCGCTTCAGCGGCATGGTCAGCGACAGTCCGGCCCACTCCGGGCCGAGCCCCTCGAGGAACCCGGGCAGCGCGTCCTCGTCGATCTCGAACCGGTCGTACGACCAGTCGGCCAGTCCCAGCGCCCGGTACGCCGCGTTGTGCAGCCGCGGCGACAGGGAGTGAGCGATCGGGGAGCCGAGAACGGCGGCTCGGCGTGGTGCAACCATCAGGTCTTCCTCAGTCGTTCCGCGATCAGTTGTTCCGCGAGGCGTTGAACTTGTCGACGAGCTTCTGGTGCTCTGCGTTGGTCTTGGTGAACTCGCTGGTCTTTCCGTCCAGCGAGATGAAGTAGTACCAGCCGTCCTTCGTCGGGTTGAGGGCACCCTCGAGCGCCTCCTCGCCCGGGTTGTCGATCGGTCCGGGCGGCAAACCCTTGTGGAAGTACGTGTTGTACGGGTTGTCGTAGTTCCGCAGCTCGCTCAGACTCAGATCGATCTTGCTCTGGTTCTTGATGTAGTTGTAGGTGGAGTCGAACTCCAGCATGCCGTTGGTCTGCGGGTTCCCCGGCTTCATGCGGTTGTAGACGACCTCGGCCATCTTGCGGAAGTCGTCGTGGCTCGTACCCTCGGCCTGGGCCAGGCTCGCGACGGTGATCAGCTGCCAGGGGTCTTCGAGTCCGAGGCTGCGGGCCTTCTTCTCCACGCCGAGCTTCTCGTACGTCTGCGTGGCCCGGGTCACCATGTCTTTCAGCACGTCCTCGGGCTTCTCGCCCTTGGCGATGCCGTAGCTGGAGGGGTAGAGGAACCCTTCCAGCGGGTCCTTGACGTTCTCGTGGCCGAGCGCCCAGTCGGGCAGGCCGAGCTTCTTCCAGTCCTTCTTGGCGACCTCGGCGGTGGTGCCGTCCTTGACCTCGAGCCGCTTGTCGATGAGCCGGTAGATGTCGGCGTTGCGCTTGCCCTCGGCGATGATCAGGTTGTCGCGGCTCTTCGGACTGAGCATCAGTTCGACCGCACTGTCGGCCGACATTTGCTTTTGCAGCGTGTAGACGCCGTCCTGGATGGTCTTGCCCTGCGGATTGCTCTCCTGGGCAGCGACGAACGCGTCGACGCTCTTGACGACCCCCGCGTCCTTCAGCACTTGGCCGATCTTGTAGCCGAGCGCTCCCTCGGGGATCTCGACGGACACCTCCTGCCCGTTGCCGTCACCCGCGTAGTCCGGCGCGTCGCCGAAACGATCCTGGAAGAACTGGTAGCCGAAGTAGCTGACGCCTGCCAGGCCGCCACCGAGGACCAGGACCACCACCAGGCAGGCCATTCCGCTGCGGCGCTTCTTGGGCTTGCCGCCGCGTCCCCGCTGGTCGTCGCGCCCGCGACGGCCCCGCGGCTCCTCGTCGTCATCGTCGTCACCACCCGCGAAGAAGGCGTGTTCGCCCTGGTCGGGGCCGGGATCCCAGTCGGTCTCCGGTTCCGGCTCGGCCCGCCTGCGGCCGGGCGGCTCCGGCGGCGGATACGCGTCGGGTGTGCCGTAGTAGTCGGACTGCCCCTGGCCGTATGCACCGGTTTGCTGACCGTACGGGTCGGCGGGGTCGCCGGGGTACGAAACCTGCTGGTGCGGGCCGGTGGCCCAGCCGCCGTTGTCGTACTGCTGCTGGTGGTACCCCTGGTCCTGCTGGGGCCCCTGGTCCCCCTGCCCCGGGTACTGCTGGTGCCCATGGGCCTGTGCCGCGTACTGCTGCTGGTCGTACGGGTACTGCTGCTGCGCCTGACCGTATCCGGCCTGCTCACCGGTGCCCCAGTCGCCGTACTGCGGCTGCTGCGGCTGCTCTGGATAGTGCTGCGGCTGGCCGCCGTAGGGGGACTGCTGACCCTGCTGGGCCTGCTCTCCTCCCCATCCGCCGTCCCCGTACAACGGGTCCTCCGGATGCCACGGTTCGGAGCCTTGGCCCCGGCCATACTCAGTCATCGATCCCCTAGAGCCGCGAGGCGGCGGTCACGCGGCTTCCGGCTCGGCTCCCGTCCCGCCTCTTGCTGTGCGGTGGCTGTTCGAAATGCCGCCGCATCGCGCGGAACGTTACCGTATCGCGATCAGATGACCACTTCGACGCCTTCGCCGGGTGCTTTACCTGACACCCGTTCGGATTCCAGCGCCTGTTGCAGGATGACCACCGCCGCAGCCTGGTCGATGACGGACCTTCCCTTCTTGGACTTCACGCCCGAGGCGCGCAGTCCCTGACTGGCCGTCACCGTCGTCATGCGTTCGTCCACGAGTCTCACCGGAACCGGGAAGATCATGCGCGCCAGTTCCTGGACGAAGCCCCGCACCTTGACCGCGGCCGGGCCCTCGCCGCCCTTGAGGGAGCGCGGGAGACCGGCGACGACTTCGAGGGGCTCGTACTCCTCGACGAGCTGCTTCAACCGCCGCTGAGCTGCGGGGATGTCACGCCCCGGGACCGTCTCCACCGGGGTGGCGAGGATGCCGTCGGGGTCGCACGAGGCGACCCCGATGCGGGCGTCCCCGACGTCGATCGCGAGTCGACGTCCTCTGCGCATCTTCCAGACCCGTTTCTTACTTGGCCGTCTCGGCGACCAGGCGCTCGACGGCGTCCACGGCCTCGCCGATCGCGGCCGGGTTCTGGCCGCCGCCCTGGGCGACGTCCGGCTTGCCGCCACCGCCGCCGCCGAGGGTCTTGGCGGCCGTACGGACCAGGTCGCCGGCCTTCAGGCCGCGCTCGCGGGCGGGCTCGTTGGTGGCGATGACCGTCAGCGGCTTGCCGTTCGCCACCGTGAACAGGGCGACCACGGCGGCCCGTCCGCCCTGGATGCGTCCACGCACGTCGAGCACCAGCTTGCGCAGGTCGTCGGCGGTCGTACCGTCCGGCACCTGACCGGTCACGAGAGCAACGCCACGGACGTCCTTGGCGGACTCGGCGAGACCGGCGGCGGCCTGGAGAACCTTCTCGGCGCGGAACTTCTCGATCTCCTTCTCGGCGTCCTTCAGCTTGCCGAGCATGGCGGAGACCTTCTCCGGGAGCTCCTCCGGACGGCCCTTGATCAGCTCCTGGAGCTGGGCGACGACCGTGTGCTCACGGGCGAGGAAGTTGTAGGCGTCGACACCGACCAGAGCCTCGATACGGCGGACACCGGAGCCGATGGACGACTCGCCGAGCAGCTTCACCAGGCCCAGCTGGGCGGTGTTGTGCACGTGCGTGCCGCCGCACAGCTCCTTGGAGAAGTCGCCGATGGTGACCACGCGCACGCGCTCGCCGTACTTCTCGCCGAACTCGGCGATGGCGCCCTGCTTCTTGGCCTCGTCGATGCCCATGACGTCGGCGCGGACGTCCAGGTCTCGGGCGAGCACCTCGTTGATCTTCTGCTCGACATCGAGCATGACCGTCTGCGGTACGGCGGACGGGGAGCCGAAGTCGAAGCGGAAGCGGCCGGGCTGGTTCTCGGAACCGGCCTGGGCGGCCGTCGGGCCGAGGGCGTCGCGCAGGGCCTGGTGGGTCAGGTGCGTGGCCGAGTGGGCACGGGCGATGGCCTTGCGGCGGCGGTCGTCGATGGCGGCGTGGGCCTTGGCGCCGACGGTGACCTCGCCGACCTGGACGACGCCCTTGTGGACGTAGACCCCCGGGACCGGCTTCTGGCAGTCGCGGACCTCGATGACGGCACCGGAGTCGATCTTGATCTTGCCGGTGTCGCCGATCTGGCCGCCGCCCTCGGCGTAGAACGGGGTGCGGTCGAGGACGATCTCGACCTCGTCGCCCTCGGTGGCGGCCGGGGAGGAGACGCCGTCGACCAGGATGCCGACGACCGTGGACTCGCCCTCGGTGTCGGTGTAACCGATGAAGTCGGTGGCACCGGCCCGGTCGGCGATCTCGCGGTAGGCGCCGAGGTCGGCGTGGCCGGTCTTCTTGGCCTGGGCGTCGGCCTTGGCGCGCTCCCGCTGCTCCTTCATCAGGCGGCGGAAGCCCTCCTCGTCCACGGAGAGGCCCTGCTCGGCGGCCATCTCCAGGGTGAGGTCGATCGGGAAGCCCCAGGTGTCGTGGAGCAGGAAGGCCTTGTCGCCGGGCAGCACGGTGGAACCGGCGGCCTTGGTGTCGCTGACGGCGGTGTCGAGGATGTTGGTGCCGGCCTTCAGTGTCTTGAGGAAGGCGTTCTCCTCGGCGAGGGCGACCTTCTCGATCCGCTCGCGGTCGGTGATGAGCTCGGGGTACTGCTGGCCCATCATGCCGATGACGACGTCGATCAGGTCCCTGACGACCGGGCCGGTGGCGCCGAGCAGGCGCATGTTGCGGATGGCGCGGCGCATGATGCGGCGCAGCACGTACCCGCGGCCCTCGTTGCCCGGGGTGACGCCGTCGCCGATGAGCATGGTGGCGGTGCGCATGTGGTCGGTGACCACGCGCAGGGACACGTCCGAGGAGTCGGCGGCGCCGTATTCCACGCCGGTCAGCTCGGTGGCCTTCCTGATGACGGCCATCGAAGTGTCGATCTCGTACATGTTCCGCACGCCCTGAAGAATCATGGCGAGTCGTTCCAGGCCGAGGCCGGTGTCGATGTTCTTCGAGGGCAGCTCGCCGAGGATCGGGTAGTCCTTGCCCGGGCCTTCGCCGCGCTCGTACTGCATGAAGACCAGGTTCCAGATCTCCACGTAGCGCTCGTCGTTGACGGCCGGGCCGCCCTCCTCGCCGAACTCCGGGCCCCGGTCGTAGTTGATCTCAGAGCAGGGACCGCAGGGGCCGGGGACGCCCATGTCCCAGTAGTTGTCCTTCTTGCCCAGCCGCTGGATGCGCTCGGCCGGGACGCCGACGACGTCACGCCAGATGCGCTCGGCCTCGTCGTCCTCCTGGTAGACGGTGATCCACAGCTTCTCCGGCTCCAGGCCGTAACCGCCCTTGTCCTGGGGGTTGGTGAGCAGCTCCCAGGCGAGCTCGATGGCGCCTTCCTTGAAGTAGTCGCCGAAGGAGAAGTTGCCGCACATCTGGAAGAACGTGCCGTGCCGCGTGGTCTTGCCGACCTCTTCGATGTCGGGCGTGCGGACGCACTTCTGCACGCTCGTGGCGCGGCTGAAGGGCGGCTTGACCTCGCCCAGGAAGTAGGGCTTGAAGGGCACCATGCCGGCCGGGACGAGGAGCAGAGTCGGGTCGTCCGCGATGAGCGACGCCGAAGGGACGACGGTGTGACCGCGCTCCTCGAAGAAGCTCAACCAGCGGCGGCGAATCTCAGCCGACTCCATCAGTGGTCCTCATTCCGGTTGTACGAATTCTTCTTGTACGTGTACGACGTGCTGTCGATGACGTACGTCTTCGGCTCTGTGCGGTTCTCGATGGCGGCATGCCGCCTGGGTGCCGGGAGTTCGGGGTCGACGGGGGCGTTGAGCCCGAGCGCGTCGCCCAGTTCGGCCTCCCGCTGGGCCATGTTGTCGCGGACGTCGAGCGCGAAGTCGACCGCGCGGTCCTTCAGCCGGTGGCCGGCCTTGATCGCCTTGTTCCCCGCGGTTCTGGCGAGGCTCTCGGGCGTCAGCTGCTTCAGCTTCCGGTTGACCTTGGTGGTGGCCCACACTCCGGCGGCGACGCCGGTGGTGAACCAGAACGTACGGCGGAACATCGCTGGCTCTCAGTCCCTCTTCCCTCGGGCGCTGCGCCGAGAGACCGTGCGGCCCACGATCACGGTACGCCTCGACGCCTTGCCGGGCACGTCCTCCTTGCGGCCGCCGAGGGCCCGGCGCACGCCGTAGCCGAAGGCGGCGACCTTGACCAGAGGGCCGCCGAAGGTGGAGGCGACGGTGGTCGACAGCGCGGAGGCGTTCGACGTGACCTCCTGGACGTCGGAGGCGATCGAGTCGACCCGGTCGATCTGGGTCTGCGCGGAGCGCACCGCCGCGGAGGCGTCGGCCAGCAGCGGGACGGCCTGATCGGTCACTTCCGCCACGAGCTTGGTGGTCGCCCTGAGTGTCTGGGCCAGCCTCGCCAGCGCGACGGCGAGGAAGGAGACCAGGATCGCCCAGAAGACAGCCACCAGGATTCCGGCCACCTCTCCACCGGACACTGTTGCACCCGCTCCCTGAAAACGTGCCTGAACATCGAAAAAGTCGTGCGACGAGCCTATCGCGCCGGGGGTGCGGCTCCGTACCGGATTACCCGCCGGGGACGGCGCATTCGCGAAAGCCCGCCGCCTCGCCCGCCCAAAGGGGCGGGGAGACGACGGGCTGGGGTACCGCGTGCCTGCCGAGGATCAGCGGGCGTAGTACTCGACGACGAGCTGCTCGTCGCAGATCACCGGGATCTCCTTGCGGTTCGGCTCACGGTCCAGGCGGAACGCCAGGGCCTTGAGGTTCACCTGGAGGTAGCGCGGGGTCTCGCCGTCGGGGGCGAAGCCACCCTCACGGGCGATCGTGAAGAGGGTCTTCTCCTTGGAGCGCTC encodes the following:
- the mltG gene encoding endolytic transglycosylase MltG codes for the protein MTEYGRGQGSEPWHPEDPLYGDGGWGGEQAQQGQQSPYGGQPQHYPEQPQQPQYGDWGTGEQAGYGQAQQQYPYDQQQYAAQAHGHQQYPGQGDQGPQQDQGYHQQQYDNGGWATGPHQQVSYPGDPADPYGQQTGAYGQGQSDYYGTPDAYPPPEPPGRRRAEPEPETDWDPGPDQGEHAFFAGGDDDDDEEPRGRRGRDDQRGRGGKPKKRRSGMACLVVVLVLGGGLAGVSYFGYQFFQDRFGDAPDYAGDGNGQEVSVEIPEGALGYKIGQVLKDAGVVKSVDAFVAAQESNPQGKTIQDGVYTLQKQMSADSAVELMLSPKSRDNLIIAEGKRNADIYRLIDKRLEVKDGTTAEVAKKDWKKLGLPDWALGHENVKDPLEGFLYPSSYGIAKGEKPEDVLKDMVTRATQTYEKLGVEKKARSLGLEDPWQLITVASLAQAEGTSHDDFRKMAEVVYNRMKPGNPQTNGMLEFDSTYNYIKNQSKIDLSLSELRNYDNPYNTYFHKGLPPGPIDNPGEEALEGALNPTKDGWYYFISLDGKTSEFTKTNAEHQKLVDKFNASRNN
- the ruvX gene encoding Holliday junction resolvase RuvX, translated to MRRGRRLAIDVGDARIGVASCDPDGILATPVETVPGRDIPAAQRRLKQLVEEYEPLEVVAGLPRSLKGGEGPAAVKVRGFVQELARMIFPVPVRLVDERMTTVTASQGLRASGVKSKKGRSVIDQAAAVVILQQALESERVSGKAPGEGVEVVI
- the alaS gene encoding alanine--tRNA ligase codes for the protein MESAEIRRRWLSFFEERGHTVVPSASLIADDPTLLLVPAGMVPFKPYFLGEVKPPFSRATSVQKCVRTPDIEEVGKTTRHGTFFQMCGNFSFGDYFKEGAIELAWELLTNPQDKGGYGLEPEKLWITVYQEDDEAERIWRDVVGVPAERIQRLGKKDNYWDMGVPGPCGPCSEINYDRGPEFGEEGGPAVNDERYVEIWNLVFMQYERGEGPGKDYPILGELPSKNIDTGLGLERLAMILQGVRNMYEIDTSMAVIRKATELTGVEYGAADSSDVSLRVVTDHMRTATMLIGDGVTPGNEGRGYVLRRIMRRAIRNMRLLGATGPVVRDLIDVVIGMMGQQYPELITDRERIEKVALAEENAFLKTLKAGTNILDTAVSDTKAAGSTVLPGDKAFLLHDTWGFPIDLTLEMAAEQGLSVDEEGFRRLMKEQRERAKADAQAKKTGHADLGAYREIADRAGATDFIGYTDTEGESTVVGILVDGVSSPAATEGDEVEIVLDRTPFYAEGGGQIGDTGKIKIDSGAVIEVRDCQKPVPGVYVHKGVVQVGEVTVGAKAHAAIDDRRRKAIARAHSATHLTHQALRDALGPTAAQAGSENQPGRFRFDFGSPSAVPQTVMLDVEQKINEVLARDLDVRADVMGIDEAKKQGAIAEFGEKYGERVRVVTIGDFSKELCGGTHVHNTAQLGLVKLLGESSIGSGVRRIEALVGVDAYNFLAREHTVVAQLQELIKGRPEELPEKVSAMLGKLKDAEKEIEKFRAEKVLQAAAGLAESAKDVRGVALVTGQVPDGTTADDLRKLVLDVRGRIQGGRAAVVALFTVANGKPLTVIATNEPARERGLKAGDLVRTAAKTLGGGGGGKPDVAQGGGQNPAAIGEAVDAVERLVAETAK
- a CDS encoding DUF948 domain-containing protein is translated as MSGGEVAGILVAVFWAILVSFLAVALARLAQTLRATTKLVAEVTDQAVPLLADASAAVRSAQTQIDRVDSIASDVQEVTSNASALSTTVASTFGGPLVKVAAFGYGVRRALGGRKEDVPGKASRRTVIVGRTVSRRSARGKRD